A genomic segment from Candidatus Eremiobacteraceae bacterium encodes:
- the nuoK gene encoding NADH-quinone oxidoreductase subunit NuoK: MPQVPLADYLILATVLFVIGLVGFLVRRNPITMLMAIELMWNAGNLAFAAFARNFGDMTGQVFVFIVITVAAAEAAISLAIVVMVFRHREDVDVDDISVMSG, encoded by the coding sequence ATGCCGCAAGTACCGCTCGCCGACTATCTCATCCTCGCGACCGTTCTCTTCGTGATCGGCCTCGTGGGTTTTCTCGTGCGCCGCAATCCCATCACGATGCTCATGGCCATCGAGCTCATGTGGAACGCCGGCAATCTGGCATTCGCCGCGTTCGCGCGCAATTTCGGTGACATGACCGGGCAGGTTTTCGTCTTCATCGTCATCACGGTGGCCGCGGCCGAGGCTGCCATCTCGCTTGCGATCGTGGTCATGGTCTTCCGTCACCGCGAAGACGTGGACGTGGATGACATCTCGGTGATGAGCGGCTGA
- a CDS encoding NADH-quinone oxidoreductase subunit J — protein sequence MAVLFWVCAIVLVGTGIAVVGSRQPVHSVVGLIVNFAALAVLFLTLSAEFLAMMQIIIYAGAILVLFLFVIALLTVGNQPIETGEGRLAHQTVPAIAAGVAALVLIAFGVRTAWTQSAASPPPDLGTVPAFGTALLTTHVFAFEATAFVLLVSIIGVVLMAGRKEIRF from the coding sequence ATGGCCGTGCTTTTCTGGGTCTGTGCGATCGTGCTCGTCGGTACGGGCATCGCGGTGGTCGGCAGCCGGCAGCCTGTCCATTCAGTGGTGGGCCTGATCGTGAATTTTGCGGCGCTGGCCGTTCTGTTCCTCACGCTCTCGGCAGAGTTCTTGGCGATGATGCAGATCATCATCTACGCGGGCGCGATCTTGGTGCTCTTCTTGTTCGTCATCGCGTTGTTGACGGTCGGCAACCAGCCCATCGAAACGGGCGAGGGCCGTTTGGCGCATCAGACGGTGCCTGCCATCGCGGCAGGCGTTGCGGCGCTGGTCCTGATCGCATTTGGCGTGCGCACGGCGTGGACGCAGAGCGCTGCATCGCCGCCGCCGGACCTCGGCACGGTGCCGGCGTTCGGCACGGCGCTGCTCACCACGCACGTCTTCGCTTTCGAAGCGACCGCGTTCGTGCTTTTGGTCTCGATCATCGGCGTCGTGCTCATGGCAGGCCGCAAGGAGATCAGATTCTAG
- the nuoI gene encoding NADH-quinone oxidoreductase subunit NuoI has translation MNVLRAAWGIVTGHMVTLKYLFKRKSTIDYPRVPYPHPERFRGVHELRKYDDGLERCIGCELCAVACPANAITVIGAENDPAAPTSPGQRYGYRYEIDMLRCIFCGWCEEACPTDAIVLTPRFDIADYTRERLVYGKDRLVVTDPFKQHLANTESAAKTEPGVI, from the coding sequence ATGAACGTGCTACGCGCGGCGTGGGGGATCGTGACCGGTCATATGGTCACGCTCAAATATCTCTTCAAGCGCAAATCGACGATTGATTACCCGCGCGTTCCGTACCCGCATCCGGAGCGCTTCCGCGGCGTGCACGAACTGCGCAAGTACGATGACGGGCTCGAACGCTGCATCGGCTGCGAGCTCTGCGCGGTCGCGTGCCCTGCGAACGCGATCACGGTGATCGGCGCGGAGAACGATCCTGCGGCACCCACATCTCCCGGGCAACGCTACGGCTACCGCTACGAGATCGACATGCTGCGCTGCATCTTCTGCGGCTGGTGCGAAGAGGCGTGCCCGACCGACGCCATCGTCCTGACGCCGCGCTTCGATATCGCCGACTACACGCGCGAGCGTCTGGTCTACGGCAAAGATCGACTCGTCGTGACCGACCCGTTCAAGCAGCACCTCGCCAATACGGAATCCGCGGCGAAGACGGAGCCGGGCGTCATCTGA
- the nuoH gene encoding NADH-quinone oxidoreductase subunit NuoH, producing MNHLLADPWLRFILVVAIKSGILIFIVITSFAYLMLFERKILAWFQLRLGPIWCGPWGLLQPAADAVKLVLKEDLTPRDADPIIYHFAPAIAVLTSVLAYAAIPFGTFPDGSPVAIANLNVGILYILAAGSLGVYGIALGGWSSQSKWPLLGAIRSTAQMISYELAMGLSIIGVLLLAGTTNLSGITAAQSAHHVWYILPQFVGFLIYFITATAETNRAPFDLPEAETELVAGFHTEYSSLRFGTFFVAEYINMITVSCVATLLFLGGGDGPFLAAAPLLSVVWFVLKVMVFLFILIWMRATLPRLRYDRLMAFGWKVLLPVAVLNLLVTAAVVALVKA from the coding sequence ATGAATCATCTGCTCGCCGATCCGTGGCTGCGCTTCATCCTCGTCGTCGCGATCAAGTCCGGAATCTTGATCTTCATCGTCATCACGTCGTTCGCGTACCTCATGCTCTTCGAGCGGAAGATCTTGGCTTGGTTCCAGCTTCGTCTCGGACCGATCTGGTGCGGACCGTGGGGATTGCTGCAGCCGGCGGCCGACGCGGTGAAACTCGTGCTCAAGGAAGATCTCACGCCGCGCGACGCCGATCCGATCATCTACCACTTCGCGCCGGCGATCGCCGTTCTCACGTCCGTGCTCGCGTACGCCGCGATTCCGTTCGGCACGTTTCCGGACGGCAGCCCCGTCGCGATCGCAAATCTCAACGTCGGCATCTTGTACATCCTTGCCGCGGGATCGCTCGGCGTTTACGGCATCGCGCTCGGTGGCTGGTCGAGTCAATCGAAATGGCCGCTGCTCGGCGCCATCCGCTCCACCGCGCAGATGATCTCGTACGAGCTCGCCATGGGTCTCTCGATCATCGGCGTACTGCTGCTAGCCGGCACGACCAATCTGAGCGGTATCACCGCCGCGCAGTCGGCGCACCACGTCTGGTACATATTGCCGCAGTTCGTCGGTTTTCTGATCTACTTCATCACGGCGACGGCCGAGACGAACCGCGCGCCCTTTGACCTGCCCGAGGCGGAGACCGAGCTCGTCGCCGGCTTCCACACCGAATATTCGAGCCTTCGCTTCGGCACGTTCTTCGTGGCGGAGTATATCAACATGATCACCGTCTCGTGCGTCGCGACGCTGCTCTTCCTGGGCGGCGGAGACGGTCCGTTCCTCGCCGCAGCGCCGCTGCTCTCCGTGGTCTGGTTCGTCTTGAAAGTCATGGTCTTCTTGTTCATCCTGATCTGGATGCGTGCGACGTTGCCGCGCCTGCGCTACGATCGCCTGATGGCGTTCGGCTGGAAGGTCTTGCTGCCGGTCGCCGTGCTCAATCTGCTCGTGACGGCTGCGGTCGTCGCTCTCGTGAAGGCATAG